One Seriola aureovittata isolate HTS-2021-v1 ecotype China chromosome 3, ASM2101889v1, whole genome shotgun sequence genomic window, AATCATTGCATTTGTCATTAGTGACTGCATCAGCAGGCCATGGGAAGCGACTGCTTTGCTCTTCCTCGTTTCAAAGAAATCAATGCATTAACTGTCGTGCCCTGATAAATCGAGCGCGCATTGATACGAAGTGTTTTTTGTTGGAGACGCAGTGTCCATTTCGGTGTTTTACTGGAGAAATCGTGATCTTTTGACGTTTGACAACAACTTTTTTTGCAACGTTTTTTGTCCATCACTGACTTGCGCAACCAGTGTTAGCTTTAACTGTGTAACAAACTCCGCCTTCAGACttgtttttctaatattttacaGAAACTACAAAATGCCTTTTATTACTTTACACATTAATTTTTCTTAACAACAACATCCCCTATTAAAAACGTTTTGATTATGTTGTTTGCAagtttgttttctcagtgatATTGTGtacataaattacattttttcgtttaaagagagagagagaggcagtatgtaataaatattttcGTATTATTGGGAATTTGGCATGTTTTAGAATAAAGTTCAATTATGGATGAAAAGTAATAGTAGTTTAACAAAATGCATAAATCACTGgagattacttttttttaaatgtaatataatactTTTGTGTATTTCAGGTACGAGAACTTGTCCTTGACAATTGTCGATCAGTTGAAGGAAAAATCGAAGGCCTCACAGCTGAGTTTGTCAACCTGGAGTTCCTCAGTTTGATAAATGTTGGCTTAATCTCAGTGTCCAACCTGCCTAAACTAGGAAAACTCAAAAAGGTAAACATGATGCTTCACCTTCATacttcaaatgaaaaagttgaattaaaaagaaaagagtgtcAGCTGGAGTAACCTTTCCCTCTGCTTTGTTTCAGCTGGAGTTAAGCGACAATAGAATCAGTGGCGGCCTTGATGTTTTAGCAGAGAAACTACCCAACCTCACACATCTAAACCTGAGTGGCAACAAATTGAAAGACATCAGCACATTGGAACCATTGGTATGTGTTTCCCGCCTCGTTTGAAGCCAATTAGAAGCATCACTCCTCACACTGAATCCATACATTGTGGTTTTTCTTATTATATCTCATGCTACTTCAAAGTAGttagacaaaacatttttaacatgaagACAAATTCTTGTGGGGCACACACTTGTATTATTGTAAATGTGATTCCAGGTCATCATCTGTCTTATTACACAACATACAAATATTAACTACATTTCAGGGTTGCTTTCTATAAATCTGGATATAGATATTTAAACTAGTTGTTGTTACACTGCATTTTATACTGGAGCTTCCTTTCTGATTGTtggtgtatttaaaaaaaaaaaaaaaaaaaatgaatgattattattagtaaATCACACAAAATGTACATGAGACGCGTTTGTATCTGCATTTGAGATTCTTCTATTTATTGGTGGAAGAAATTATGAAGATGTAGATTTAGTAGATTTTCTCGAAATTCGATTGAGAAACATATACAAAGTAACCAGAtgaaaagtctgtttttgtctAATCCAGACAATTAAGTACTGTGACAAATCAATGTAGTTCATCTCATTGATGCAAAATGCAAATCTAACTTTGCCACAGAGTCTTTATTGTTACTGATAGGCAGCACTACCTGCAATGTCCTAATACAACCAGCGGTATTAAAAGGCATAGCTAGTTCAGTGTAAATGGTCTACTGATTGTCAAATCATACAGCACCTATCGCACCACCATATTCACagaatgcacacacaagcatccAGCACCATTAATTCAAGACATTAATTCACTCTatttaatcaacagaaaaagcTGGATAACCTGAAGAGTTTGGACCTGTTCAACTGTGAAGTGACAAACCTGAATGActacagagagagtgtgttcaAGCTGCTGCCTCAGCTCACCTACCTGGATGGTTATGACATGGAGGACAGGGAAGCCTCTGACTCTGACGGAGAGGTGGACGGAGACGGCgtagatgatgatgaagatgaaggtaaGAAGCCGCTTTCATTATCTCAAACAGCTCAGGTTTTTCTGTTGTAAGGATCGGTTTTAGCCCAGAGCAGTCGAGATGGTTTCCTTATGGCAGTACTGCTGCtcaacagaaaatgagaatAGCATGCTGcgttattatataatattacattttaaccAAAGCATGGCTGCTCATCTTGAACTTTCTTTAATAGACATATATCATATCTCTTAccttaaaaaatgtaatgtatatgtgtataaCTTGATCTCAGCATTCTTGCACTGTCTGTGGTTGActgattgtttttgcttttatattgcagagggagaggaggaggaggatgaagatggagaggaggaggactttgatgaagaagaggaggatgaggaagatgaagaggaggtagaaggagaagaggatgatgaagaagtCAGCGGAGAagatgaggtaaaaaaaaaaagctcagttgTATTATTTGGACTTTGAAATAATTGTTTCGGTTTTTAACTTGCTTAATTTTGTTTACAAAGGAGGAAGATTTTGGTCAGGATGGAGAAGTAGATGAAGAggatgacgatgacgatgaagatgaagacGGTATGTACCATCTCCTTAAAGAACAACTATACACCCAGTTTTAGCTTGAACACgccacattttttaaaaatgtattcaaaaacCTAGAGACCCAGAGAACCTCAAACACTCACTTCtacacagtaaaataaagcTACTACACTCAGCAATCTGCACTCAGTCTCTTATCAAATTACAACTCTGACTCTCCACATGGTAGTGAGTTACCTCAGGGGCAGGTagattggttttttttttttggtctggaGGACAGATATAACTAGACTTTCCAGAGCAGACTCAATTAATAGCGTAATAAATTGACTGCATTCAATTTACTAATTAAAAAGTGTAATTAGTGTTAAAATGCTCAATAAAAGTTAAGTTAAACAATCTTTTTATGAATCTAATATCACGACTTGTTCCTACAATCCGCCAGTTTGTACTCTTGATGATTAAAAGTGAAAGTGCTAAATAATTCCAAACAGTTTttgccaagtgtgtgtgtgtgtgtgtgtgtgtgtgtgtgtgtgtgtgtgcgtgtgcgtgtgcgtgtgtgtgcgtgtgtgtgcgtgtgtgtgtgtgtgtgtataaaggtcAGTTGTTGGATATATTTAAGCTGTAGTTGTCCAGTTTTGGAAACAAAGTGGTTTTGGCATTAATGGGAAGATAAAGGTGGAGTGTCCTTgagtttttgaattttatttgtaCACAAGTTGCAgatttaaacaaaagaaatgtgtgagAAATGTTGAGTAGTGTGGTTGACTTAATAATGACCATAAAAAAACTTGATACCAGGAATATTATGATATCTGCTGGCAGTTCTGTTTACTGAGGAAGATCTATCTATGCCAACAACTTTAATGTTCCTGCTGTAGTCATTACCCATTACTGTACTTAAGATATTAGGACATTATAGAAGATTGGTTACAAGTAAAACACAGTATGAGATTGTTAATCGTGACATAGAAATAAATACTAACATGAGAAGGAGAAACTTCTGGGAAgggctggtaaaaaaaaaaaaaaagaaaaatgtcagtaCTGAAGATACATCAAGCAATCAGCCACAAGATTACAACAACAGATAGGTGAAGTGAATAACTGATTAACTCGTTACAATAGTACATGTCAAGTGGTGGGATACATAAGACAGCGGGTGAACAGTCAGTTGATGTGTTGGAAGCAGGAGAAATGGGCACGTGTAAGGATCTGAGCGTCTTTCATGAGGGACAAATTGTGATGGCTACATGACTGGATCAGGGTTTCTCCAAAACAACATGTCTTTTGGGGTGCAGTGGTCAGTACCTACCAAATGTGGTCCAAGGAAGGTGGCCTGGTTAGATGAAAGCAAGCTGGTGGAGACAGTGTGATGCCCTGGGCGATGTTTTGCTGGGGCACCTTAGGTCCTGGCATTCATGTGGATGTTACTTTGGCACGTACCACCTACCTAAACATCATGCAGAGTACGTACACCCCTTCGTGGCAATGGTATTCCCTGAAGAAAGTTGCCTCTTTCAGCAGCATAATGCCCCCTGCCACTGCAAAAATTGATCAGACAAGTAGTTCAAGCTGTTGCCGTGGCCTCCAAATTCCCCAGATCTCACTCCAATCGATCATCTGTGGGAAGTGCTGGACAAACAAGTCCGAGCCAGGGAAGCCCCGTCTCGCAACTTACAGGACTTACAGGACTTACAGGATCTGCTGCAAACGTCACGGTGCCTGATACCACAGGACACAGTCAGAGGTCTTGTGGAGTCCATGCGTCGACGAGTCAGAACTGTTTCGGCTGCATGAGCGGGACCTACACATTATTAGGCAGGCGGTGTTAACGTTGTAGCTGATCGTGTATctgacactttattttaagCTCCTAATCGTGTAACATTATAACATGTGGGAACAGCAAAACATGATAGTGACCATTCTTTAACACTGCCCACACTCCCCTAGTGAACCCACCAGTGGATCTCATGAATAATGCTTAGTCTACGGTGTTTATTATGGTAGGCCAAATTTAAAAATCTTACAGATTGTTTAAAAAGTCACCACATTTCTAGCACATGCAGTGCACAACTTCAGTTGCGTGAATGAGATcacatgtttttctgacattttatggtcTTAAtctgattaattgagaaaagaattggcagattaattgataataaaaatacaaatgaatcaCAGTGAAGTGTTGTGGTCTTGACACCCTTCTCCTTTTTGTCCCAAGAAGCAGAAACTGGCAAAGGCGAGAAGAGAAAGCGAGACCCAGAGGACGAAGACGACGATGACGACGATGAAGACGACGATTAAGAGCAAAACCGAAAACATGAGCCTACCGAGTTACCCTTCCTCCCCCACAAACCCGAACATCCGCCCTCTTACAACTCGCACCGCCTTTGTAATCCACGTCTACCCCCCCAGCTCTGAGCTCTTTTAATGGGGCAAGACTGTACCGGATGGGTGGGCCGAGTggagctgccccccccccccccccaacccttttttttctcccccaatGGAACTGAGAGCCACCCAACACCCTCCACCTCACCCACCCCACGGCCCCCCGAGGTTCTCAGGCAGCCCACCACTCAGCATTCCACAATTTCACTGTCGATCCCTCTTTATGTATTCCCGTGTGAGAACTTTGGGACTGGTATCTAGTTTTGGGTCTGtgcttttaatattttgttggatgaattattttttgttgttgggtttattatttctcattttttgtcttttttttttttttttttttctgttccttaTTTTTCCCAATAAAATTATTGCTATAGCAGCTGTGCAACCAGCGAGCCATGATTTTTAGTGTGGCCGCCTGTTGCACAAATCAAGGTTGTAGCtacatttttactttctgtatgacaaaaaacaactttgtaaataaaatgttaacattttgtgcttttctctcttcctgccttGCTTTTCTCATGTTCCAAAATTAACGTAAAGGGATGAAATGATGGCCATATGGCCACATTTTGTTCTCTACAGTGATGGTGACTGTGTATAACAGTACACAGGAAAGGCTTTGTGTCCAGTCTTAAAGATAAgtatggattttttttac contains:
- the anp32b gene encoding acidic leucine-rich nuclear phosphoprotein 32 family member B isoform X2, yielding MDMKKRIHLELRNRTPSDVRELVLDNCRSVEGKIEGLTAEFVNLEFLSLINVGLISVSNLPKLGKLKKLELSDNRISGGLDVLAEKLPNLTHLNLSGNKLKDISTLEPLKKLDNLKSLDLFNCEVTNLNDYRESVFKLLPQLTYLDGYDMEDREASDSDGEVDGDGVDDDEDEEGEEEEDEDGEEEDFDEEEEDEEDEEEVEGEEDDEEVSGEDEEEDFGQDGEVDEEDDDDDEDEDAETGKGEKRKRDPEDEDDDDDDEDDD
- the anp32b gene encoding acidic leucine-rich nuclear phosphoprotein 32 family member B isoform X1 yields the protein MDMKKRIHLELRNRTPSDVRELVLDNCRSVEGKIEGLTAEFVNLEFLSLINVGLISVSNLPKLGKLKKLELSDNRISGGLDVLAEKLPNLTHLNLSGNKLKDISTLEPLKKLDNLKSLDLFNCEVTNLNDYRESVFKLLPQLTYLDGYDMEDREASDSDGEVDGDGVDDDEDEEGEEEEDEDGEEEDFDEEEEDEEDEEEVEGEEDDEEVSGEDEEEDFGQDGEVDEEDDDDDEDEDEAETGKGEKRKRDPEDEDDDDDDEDDD